The DNA window GTGGTCTATACTCTATACcaatttcaaaacaaatacatgAAGTGTGATTTTTATAATCTGTGATTTCAAGTTTCAACTGTGCACACAGGTATCTTATGTGACATGTATGTACTAAAGTAAAGAATCACCTTGGGAACAGAAGGCAAATTAGCGTAGAGATCAGCCATCCTGATCCCTGTCCGACCTGACTCTATCGGCGTCTCATGCACCCCAGGCTCGCCTCGGATGCTCTTCGGTGAAGGTGGAGGTAGCATGAACCCCCTGACGGGATCCGACATGTTCCGGTTGTGAACAGGGCCTCTCCCACTACCTGGTATGATCATCGGTGCAGTCTCCCCGCTCAGCCGCGATTGCAGGTAGCCACCCGCAAAAGTTGGAGGGGAAGGCGTGGGAGACGCGGACAATGCCGTGGGCGGTGAGAATTTCGCCTGCTGCACGGGCGTATGCGGCCAGGGAACTGGCGACGCCCAGCTGTTCGGGCGCCGGGGCGGGAAGGTTGGCGCCGAGCGGGCGGCCTCCGTGAGAGAAGTCGGGAAGGCACGCATAGGATCGGCTGCCGGGCTCCCAACGTAATCGGTAATGAGCATGGCCGGCGCGAGGGAGCAGATCTCGAGATTGAAGGAGGCGAGGGAAGGGAGATACTGAACGGAGACGACGAGGCGACCGAGCTGGGTCTCGACGGGGGCGAAGCGGCGGGTGCTCATCGCTGCCTCCTCGGTACGGGTGAAGGGCGCGGCGAAGGAGCCGACGCGGAAGGCCATTTCGTAGTTGTACGCCTGGCCGGACGCGCACAGCAGGCGGAAGACGCGGTAGGCGGGGAGGATGCGGAGCGCGGTGTACACCGACCTCAGCAGCGTGATGCACCGCTTGTACGCCCTGTTCACGGCGAGcccctccccggcggcggcggccgccctcGCCCCGGCCGGCCACGGCTCGCACGACACCGTCCAcctctccaccacctcctcggCTCCCCCTCCGCCCGACGGGGTCAGGTAGACGTCCACCACGAGCGGCTCCCCGGCGGACGGCTCCGGCAGATGCTcggctgccgccggcggcggcggcgagtggaGCGGCAGGTGGAaccacctgtcccgcctccggaacgacgccgccgcgggagcTGGCGCTGTcgcgggcggccgcggcgcgcgcacggcgaggATCGCGTGCAGCGCCTTGAGGTGGAACTGCGGCACCATCAGCTCCGCgcccgcccggccgccgccgccgcccgcggagTCCGACAGGGTCGCCATTGCCGAACCCCACACCAACCACCGCACGGCACCTCGCCAGTCAAACCCTCCTCCTGgatgctgatgctgctgctactcCCCTGCTGCATGGCGGGAGCGCGCGGCAGTAGGACCGCATGAATCCCGCGCCACCGGAGCGATCGGATTGGAGAAGACGGATCTGCGCGCGCACGCACACGTCGGGGATTTGGTTTGCTCGCGAGTTCGGATGAGGCGCGGAGGGATTCGTGTAGGCAGCAGCGAAGGaattggggattttttttttttcgtgtgCTTTTGAATCCGGCTAACGTGTCGCTGTTTGTGTCGTCACTCGTTACGGTAGAAATGGAATCATCGTCAAATGATTTGAATTGCGAACTTGCAAACCTCTTTTTAGCGGGGTATTTAGCTTTTCGCCACTTTTAGAAATAACATCTAACATATTTACCACTCACGATCTATGACACGTGAGTCCtcgtgtgtctatatatatatgtctaatgacaaaaatatgttagtgtcattataagagtgacaaaaagttaattattctttttttgcttttgcttcaatcttataaatcaaaatttgaatttttaattttagatgtaaaattatttttagagtttttcatagtttatttattaatatttatttttagatcactagtaacatatttaataaaatttattcataaattacatTTCGTTTTCAGATATCCCGTTTAGTTTTCGATTACCGTCATATGTTAAAATTGGTGAGATTCCCTTTTCTCGTACAAAATAGAACTTTTGGGAAGCAACAAAATGTATAAAACCGGATTAATAATATTACGGTGATTTCATTACAGATAATGGATGATGGACGAAACCACGAGTGTGATCGTTTAGCTTTTTATGATAACATatctacaaacaaaaaataatctataaataaatttttatatatgtatttttagtgatttaagatctaaggctggaaaataaacttcgataaaaaccataaaatcgactacaaatttaatattaaaaattcaaattttggcttataaacataaacatacgtaagcataaatgaaaagatataCAGAGTAGTGTATATGACAGTTATTTGAGGGCGTACGAACAAATTACTCTACTTCTTCCGTTTTGTAATGTAAGGCTTTCTAGCATTGCcaagatttatatagatgctaataaatctagatacatatataaatcatatatattcattaacggatgaatttagatgaggctagaaaatcttatgatatgaaacgaaggtggtagaaaatcttatgatatgaaacggaggtggtAGAAAGTTAACAAGTTGATTCAAAAGTTCTATTAGTTTGATTCTCAACAACTACAGATAGAATTATGCACATCTTTAAGGTGgtattataagtattttttttattcgtggtATAGTTTGTAATTTGTATTTGTGTGTTCTACAACTCCTGTaataaatgtttttgaaacaaatgtcACAATGAATTCCGTTATCTTAAAGAAAACGAAACAGACGAAacatttcttttacaaaattatatagtatgaaaaactcaaaaaaaaaagaggatatTCGTGATAATCCACGAGCTATGAACACCCCAATCTTGTCAACTTAATGGAGATTTGGTTTATTAGTGAAACGCGAAGTAGGCCTCAGATTTTTGAAGCTTTGTTTACCGGAAGAGATAATAAGATGCGGCCCGTGGGCATCAGGGTGTCGTGCAACGGTTGCACGCTCGTTCGTGGTACGCGCGATAAGGGAGAGGGCTTTGTGTGATGGAATGGAGAAGAGGAAGCTTTGAAGGGATGGATGGATATTTTCCATTGATTCCCGCGTTATCATCTGTGTGCGCGGCACCCTAATTCACAGCACAGTTGCTTTGGCGTGTGAAGAATCGCAAGACACTACTACTCCATATTTTGTTGGTCTCTTGATGAAACGGTGTGCTGCCGCCTGCTTGCGTGCTTCGAAGTTTTTAGACCACCGGATATGCAAAATGCTTCGAATTCAGAAGATTTGACACGGATGTGTAAGCATGTGCCTATGGCATATTGGCACTGGTATATGATCCGGATtgttattatagtttatttgcTTGGCGTCAAATGAGTAATCTAATAATTAACGTTATTGTTGGTTGTTATTtctgttttgactttttaagaGTATATTTTTGTAGGGTCGCTGTCTGTGTGCCAGTTATGAAAATGTACCCAACCTGGTTTGTTgctactagaaaaaaaaaatagatgacatGGAAAGCACGTACTGGGTCAAGTACCGCGAAACAAGATTTTGGCCCCGTTCGTTTTACACGAAGAGATGAGCTGCTCAGGGTGCGAtcagttcccaaaaatttttaaaaaagatatcaCATCGAACACGTACagttacatattttaaatattacacatagtctaattataaaataaattttagattctgcctaaaaaccacgagacgaatctttttgagtctaattaatcctagcacatattagttactgtaactcttataactaatcatgtattaattaggctcaaaaaattcatctcatggTTTCCCCTATAACCgggtaattagttttaatgtccatgtatatttaatgttttatttatgtatctaaagatttgatgtgatatttttaggaaaataAATTCTATACTAACAATTATGAACTGCCCAACAATGTGTTTTGTGAAATACTAaagttttagaaataaaataaattaattttcaagtttataataattaatactactTTTAATATTATACACAATTAGCTTTTactacatttgaccattcaacttattttaaaaattataattattaattactttgttCTGATTTATCATTGATGGTACTTTaggcatgacttataattttatatttttatttaaaacttttaaataaacaaatgaccatccaaaagttaacggagaaaatacttaattaatcgtgCTCTGATGACCTTACGTCCTTTCTTGTGCTATAGATAAGCTCAGCATTTCGTCTTCGTCAAACGGGGCATTTTTGCCATTTTACAATGCAGTTTACAGATTGCAAAATTTACTGCATAGCATCTAAAGTTTATAGTCTTTACTCGTGATCACTTAAAAATGCATCATGGGTCAAGAACAATCTCAAAACTTAGTATTTTTCTTGAGAGCATCGTAATTACTGctccctctgtccctaaatatttaatgtcgttgatttttttatatacatttgaccattcatcttattcaaaaactttgcaaaatatgtaaatatatatatatatatataagtatacttaaccataaatgaaatgatataaaaataattaacactaatataaattttttgaataagacgaatagttaaacgtgtataaaaagtcaacagcgtcaaatatttagggacggggtaatattttattatttggaactacatagagagagaaacacataaaaaaatatgaaaatgccTGTCGAACCACCAGCATGTAACCTAGATTGGTCCGGTTCAAACTAGACCCGAGCCAATTCTCTCAGGACTCCTCTAAAACCATAGCGCTAGCACTTGGGAAGAAATTAGACTCAGCCATTTCACATGTTAGTAGGTCTATCAATTAGCCGAGCTTGAACGAGTTCCAAGTACAAGCCGAGCATGTTTTGCATTTGAGCTTTTTAAGCAAGCTTGGTACGCGCTAAGTCATGGTTGAGCTTGACTACCGAGCACAGTCGTGAGTTGCATAACACATACTTGTTCGCTTGATAAAAAGTAGTACTTATAGTTAGCTGCACTAATAGAAGTGGAGGAAATGGACTAAGATAAATATAAGCTACTAAATTACACTGGTATATTGTGCAtacatagtaatatatatttaatttattagctTATCGAATAAACaagattaataattaataaagtcaCGTACAATCACGCTCATTAGAAGCTTATGCACGAGCACATAGTAGTATTTGAAAAGAGTCAAATCAATTCTTACAGGAGCCTAATCCAAATTCTTTTGTCGACGAAAGTACCTGGGTGAAAGTAGTTACGTCGAGTTAGAGTGTTAGACGGCAGTGCGACAAAACGTGTTTCAGGTTCTCAGCCACCCTCCTCATCCAGTCATCATATGACGACGTGTTGAATGGTTATTTAGTTGCGTGACCATCGCAAAATGCAGAGTTGGGCGGGCCGAAAATTTCTTCTGAGGCTCTTGAGTTTCTCAGTAAAGCAAAGAATGAGTAATATTGTAATGAATGAGCATATTctttctgttcttttttttccgcATGCTTTTCCACTGGCGAGGTTATCTTCAACTGCTTGAAATAGTTACACCCtcacaaaattaatatattataaaataaattcaatgGTGTGGAACTAGTTAGATGATGTGATtgtcaatttatttttctacaaacATAATCAAACTTAAAAGGTGTTTGAATTATAAACCTAAAAGCAACTTACAATACAAAATGGTAATACAAAATAGTGGTAGTAGATGATTTACCAGCTCTACAACTCAAAATGCAAAAGGACTAAGGCCAGTTCGTTTCCTCTCTTCTTTAACCCCAGATTCACTTATTTTTCGTACGCACACAtctcgaactactaaacggtgtgttttttaaaaatttcttatagcaaagttgtttttttaaaaaaatagaaaatttattataggaaagttgtttgtgaaaatttttatagttaatattaattaatcatgtaccaaTTTATTACTGTGTTTTTCACGCTGCCTAACAACAAATCTATCGAACGCAACCTAATGGCGTGTTCGTCGCTTCACTAAAGGGGtgaaaattcttttttttcatgaacacATGCTCCGAAGTagtaaacaatgtatttttcaaaataaaaatttatagaaaagttgttttaaaaaccatattaatctatttttaagtttaaaataataaaaacttaattaatcatgtatgaATAACTCACCTCTTTTGTATATCTTTTTTGGTATTGTGGGCAAACCAAAATAGCTCTATATGCTTGCTTGCCAGTTCAGATGGCTTCGTCTAATGGAGAAAAACTGTTTGCAGAATTACCAAAAGGAAATCCATAGCTccgtttttccaaaaacaaatTCATAGCTGGCAAAAGGGGTAAATTATgggggtcatcttttcgctttttgaagaaaaataccAAATGATACATTTGCagacagaaaataatttttaaataaaatttttatatatgtgttcatactGATCTAAattcaaggctaaaaaataatctacgaTGAAAGATCCTCAAAATCAAcccaagattaaaaattcaattttttgcttaaaaacaaaatccaaAGGATAGGGTGTCAGCAGACAatactaattttttgattagaaaatataattgaaattagaaaaatactcCCCTAGTTGGTACTTCTTTTCATTCTGGACAACGACACAATATTCTAGATTTATCTTTGAccataattttctattaaaatatagaaccatggttttctaataaaatatagataataaataagtaaatgtttacttttaaTCTACATATTGTCCTAGTAATTTTAAActacataattttaaaaattattaatggtCCGTGCTTTTATTTAAACGatagaaaatatgaaaggAATGGGTGTAACAGCAAGGTACTAATAGTAAACCAACGCCCAGTGCCTTGTCACTGCGACTCGATTACCAAACTGAAAGCATGATTTATACAGCCTTTCAGGTCAGTTAACCATCATTGACTCACTCTCGGACCTGCAGCTGCAGTCAGCATTTTGCTAGACTGGATGGCAGTGGACAATTTGGGCCCATGACCGACTGGGAGTAGCACACAATTTCAAGCCCAATTCCACCAATGGACTGGCTAAGGGCCTCTTTGGAAGCCTTGTTTTAGGCCCAAAACCGTTGTGAAGTATGCGTGCGATTCCTATCCTCGCCAGTTTTGTGACGTGCGAGATGCGACGAAAGGTATGACTGACGCGCGGCGCGTCAGCACGGATGCGGCCCGCGCGAAGAGGGGCGACCGGAGCTgcttttttattcttcattttcagttgattttttacatttgtgtttgactaaaaatttttattcaaatatataattttataaactataCTTAAAGGTTACTTTAATAGTAAATCAAATCGTAAGAAAATaatcataactattttttttaataagatgaatggtacGATagagtcaacggcgtcaattaaaaaatagacgtgatattttttatttagttattttgaGTTAAGAAACCTGATATATATGAGATGtatttgtgttttcttttttatatatcaagtttttacctataatttgtgtgaaaaatatatacatataaggTTTTATACGAATAAAGTTGACatgcatgtataaagtttacacgATAAAGTTTACCCACGTATGAATGGAGTGTTCGCGCGGGTACGATGCACGCGAACTTTCGCGTGTTAACCCTACCAGAGTTGCGACGCATGCGATTAGTCCTGATCCTTGCCGATTGCAAGTGAAATCGAAGCCAATCACGGCCTGATGACTGATCTGGGGCATCCACATCAACCGTTTGCCAAACTTTGTCCTCGACAACCTTTGGACGTGAAAGtaaatactcccttcatcccaaaataaatcaattttttattttttatctataatttttgacttttcgtttttcgattgatatttttatttttattagatgatatattttacgtgtgactatttttttttaattttttaaaaaattttaaataaaatggatggtcAAATCTTAAACACGAAACcagaaaattgttttttttacggaGAGAGCAGCACGCAGAAGAAAACGAACACACGGCGGAGACGGAAgagaaaagaggagaaaaaaaaaaaaaggcagaagACATAGCCTTCGCAGGCTTTGCAGGTCCTATAGTAGTACTCCCCTGTCCTGAAGGCAGAAGCAGACGCCATAGCCTTCGCAGGTCCTATAGGAGTACTGTACCTGAAGGCAGGAGCAGCCTAGCGTAGGACACCGGTGTCCTCTCCCCTGTCCTGTCCTGTCCTGTCTGCGAGGCGATCGTCACGCCACGCCGTGCTGGTCTCGACGGCGCGGCCTCCGAGGCGAGCCAGACCCGAACCCACGTCGCAGAGGGCATACTACACTATGCATGCTTACGGCCGCCGCGGCAGTGCCCGGCCAGGGCTCTCCTCGCTGCCCCCCACTTCAATATTTCGCTTCACCAGCCTACGGCGCCCTATACAGCGCCCTACGCTTGTCGTCTCCACTGTTTGCCGCCTGCAGGCGTTTTGTCCGTTcgtcaccgacgacgacggcgacgaaatCACGGGGCTTGTCGTCTACACGGACCAGCACTACCGGGGTTGTTACAGCAAGCAGTTCATGATGGTGCAAGATTGCAGCAAGAAAGCTAAACGGTCAGCTTGAGACGAAAACGGGAGAGGATTCGTTTTAATCCAAATGGACGAGCAGGTCGGTCGCTACTGTCGATCGATTTGTCACGATTCACGAACCATGGAAGGATAGGAGTGGATAGCAGTGGTACTTCTTTGTACTCGATGAACATCAACATAGGTAAAATGTGAAGTAGCTTCAGCAACATAATGTACTTGTTGTCACTTCGTGTCTGCGCCACGGGCAGAGgccggaggtggcggcgagctGAAGGAGAGGCAGGGAAGAGGAGGGAGCAGCACGACCTGTGGTTGGTTGGCGGGCTAGGGCTCgggcccgcccgcccgcgacggcgcgcggcaggTGGGGCAGGACGCGCGCGCCGCGAGCCAGCCCTCCACGCAGGCGCCGTGGAAGCCGTGCCCGCACGCCGGGAGAACGCGGacacgctcgccgccgtccgccatcTCAGACAGGCAGATGGCGCACTCCGCCTCGGCCCACCCGCCGACCATCGGGACCCCGgacgcggcgccggccgcctcggAGCTAGCGGACGCGGCGCCGTGGTCGGACGCGGGCTTCGGCGGCTGGGCCTGAGCCTGAATCTCGAGAGACCCGGCGtcgcggcgccggccgaggcAGCGGACGAGGCaccgcgcggcggcgtggaggaagaaggcgaggagggagacgcAGGCGAGGATGATGAGGATGGTGGCCACGTTGGAGAAGAACGCCCGGGAGCTGGCGTAGGGGCCCCACGCGCCGGCGTTGGCGGGGGTGGGgagcggcggcctcggcggggacggggaggaggtgatcatggccgccgccgccgccgcggtggcgtTCACGGATGGCAAGGCGGTGTGGTTGGCCCGGCGCGCCATGGCCGGGGCGTGGCACGGCTGCACCGAAAAAGGCGCGAGTGGTGGTAAGGAGGTGTCCTTGTCCGCGTTTCGGCATGACGGCCACAGACATGGCAACGGGGACCCGTGACCCGAAACTCGATGGGTGTTTACTACATTAGGATATGGATATGGGCTAAATGCATTACCGGGTAAATATCTTCACCTAATGGGTATACGGGTATGAGAACGTTCCTATGTTCCTATGATACCCATATCCGTTTACCGCGGGTAATAAATACCTGGAAGCCCAAATGAACATTCTGgcccatatatgaaattaacCCAATATGAAAGCCTAGGTATTTAAGCCTTAActcatatatgaaattacgTGGATTTATGTATTGTCTACTGCTACTTAAGTACTACTTGATGGGATTTATGATATTCTGTGACTGATGCGGATGCCTTGTCATTAGCTGGTTGCTACAATTGGATCAAAAcattttgtgttatttttattgtcatgttAAATTTGGCGGGTAAATGAGTGACCCGCGGGTGAGGCTTACCCAGGCGGGTATGAGTATGGGGAATTTTTTATACCTGTGACAGGTATAGAGATTTTGGTGGGTCTAAATTTCAACGGTGGGTATGAATATACGGTACCAATACCCGATGGATATTTAtccgttgccatccctagtcCGTCGTCGGTACGTGGCCTTTTGTacacttcttttctttcctccaGAACAGGCACGAATTTTACCGccttttgtagttttgtgtgCAAATTTCTACATTTAACATTTTTACTTCATATGAAGGAGAAAATTTGCCACATTTTATTAAGGTCGCCGAAGCGTGTGAATGAATTATTAACGTAATAacgtttttatttatagcaaTCAGTTCGTTTAATAGGGATCGGAAAAAATTTCGCCCATTTTGTAAGAGGCCTAAACGGGCCTAACTCGAGCATGATTGTCCTGGTGCAGGATGGTACTGAACGAAACCCCGTACAAGTATTAAGGGCATCGATCAACTGATCAACAGAGCTGCAAAATCCCAGGAATAGCACTTTCCTAAACCAACAAACGGCATTAGTTAAGTCTGGTCAATATTGTTCCTCACGTACCAAGAAGGTCCTACGGGACCAGCCACAGCCGCTGGGCCATAGGGCCATGTATAGTAGTCCTCCTCCAACTTTTAGGTCCCTCGTCGTCTTCGCCTCATCGAAGTACGCATCAAAAGAGACGGGTAGGCCCATTGGCCCAATCCCCCAGACCCGGGAGGAGTGCACCGGCCGCAACAACAATCCgccgtcttttcgcttttaagttaaaatttactaGTTtgcatttttatagttaaatttttattatttaatttttattttagatcgctaaaaatatataaaattttacatataaattatttttagtaattaataagtTTTTGCTTAGGCTTGTTATAAACTTACATCGTACCGACGAGCAGTGGCGGATCCAATATGGAGGCGGCGTGGTCTTGAGCTCCCGCTATCCTGTTAAAGTTATTGGAGTCCTCACAAAtactctataaaattttatgataaagaTTGATAGAAACATGGACAGAAACTTTACCTAATTTGTTCAGACCCCGTTAATCTCGTTGGGGACGAGGCTGCCACACACGACACAACGCCTAGGCAGACACTCTGCT is part of the Oryza brachyantha chromosome 2, ObraRS2, whole genome shotgun sequence genome and encodes:
- the LOC102700030 gene encoding autophagy-related protein 13a, whose product is MATLSDSAGGGGGRAGAELMVPQFHLKALHAILAVRAPRPPATAPAPAAASFRRRDRWFHLPLHSPPPPAAAEHLPEPSAGEPLVVDVYLTPSGGGGAEEVVERWTVSCEPWPAGARAAAAAGEGLAVNRAYKRCITLLRSVYTALRILPAYRVFRLLCASGQAYNYEMAFRVGSFAAPFTRTEEAAMSTRRFAPVETQLGRLVVSVQYLPSLASFNLEICSLAPAMLITDYVGSPAADPMRAFPTSLTEAARSAPTFPPRRPNSWASPVPWPHTPVQQAKFSPPTALSASPTPSPPTFAGGYLQSRLSGETAPMIIPGSGRGPVHNRNMSDPVRGFMLPPPSPKSIRGEPGVHETPIESGRTGIRMADLYANLPSVPKIKDSRDESGRFSGVFSSSGSPRLGFSRSSSRLSMQDDTDDLDFPFAVDDVDMPDSRPGSSGGKDVGDQASSSSHKSQDAAVGYLVHMLKSARPLRDSSNSPLTSRVESVEGATSSFMSRRTSDAFEELESFKEIKENLLARSRSRMQESLDKSLRHS
- the LOC121053649 gene encoding RING-H2 finger protein ATL79-like; this encodes MARRANHTALPSVNATAAAAAAMITSSPSPPRPPLPTPANAGAWGPYASSRAFFSNVATILIILACVSLLAFFLHAAARCLVRCLGRRRDAGSLEIQAQAQPPKPASDHGAASASSEAAGAASGVPMVGGWAEAECAICLSEMADGGERVRVLPACGHGFHGACVEGWLAARASCPTCRAPSRAGGPEP